A single Phragmites australis chromosome 4, lpPhrAust1.1, whole genome shotgun sequence DNA region contains:
- the LOC133916248 gene encoding histone-lysine N-methyltransferase EZ3 isoform X3, with the protein MASLSKASDSSSQRSKRPDQGMGRDAAAASVVAIHSKLTQLRRQIQSGRLAHIKEKVEANRKVLQRHTCALFDVAAAAEAASRGTEGGNALSQRAAEGQSRLVGSDLANGPGERDVVYVQEENLAAGTLVLSSSGCAAQRTVVRFVKLPLVERIPPYTTWIFLDKNQRMADDQSVVGRRRIYYDPVGNEALICSDSDDEIPEPEEEKHLFTEGEDQLIWKATQEHGLIREVVNVLSQFIDATPLEIEERFEVLFEKNEKQSGCSDKIQSQLSLDKTMDVVLDSFDNLFCRRCLVFDCRLHGCSQNLVFPSEKQPYGFELDENKRPCGDQCYLRVCFLPKYTTISTNIFFFGNPQRREGFQEMHDDDHDGCATYTTESRTASHKVDVNILSESEDSNREEDKIKSAIFVGTSGSKIVSSASAEKSNTPPSGDTSETENASSDLPLSILGKHRISKHGPRYRDHSPGKRQRVFTADISFASSILNKHSIPEIGDTRLDSRESGGDQLPSLDDSNKKTSSKDICGESTSTTQNVGRDSNKVPSTKTFLEHTLSCWSVLERDLYLKGIEIFGKNSCLIARNLLSGLKTCMEVANYMYNNGAMMAKRPLLSKSVLGDFAETEQDYMEQDMAARTRIYRRRGRNRKLKYTWKSAGHPTVRKSLGDGKQWYTQYTPCGCQQMCGKDCSCVENGTCCEKYCGCSKSCKNKFRGCHCAKSQCRSRQCPCFAASRECDPDVCRNCWVSCGDGSLGEPPARGDGYQCGNMKLLLKQQQRILLGRSDVAGWGAFIKNPVHKNDYLGEYTGELISHKEADKRGKIYDRANSSFLFDLNDQYVLDAYRKGDKLKFANHSSNPNCYAKVMLVAGDHRVGIYAKEHIEASEELFYDYRYGPDQAPAWARRPEGSKKDETSVSHHRAHKVAR; encoded by the exons ATGGCGTCCTTGTCGAAGGCCTCAGACTCCTCATCCCAGCGCTCCAAG CGGCCGGATCAGGGGATGGGCAGGGACGCAGCTGCCGCCTCCGTCGTCGCGATTCACAGTAAGCTAACGCAGCTGAGGCGCCAAATCCAATCCGGGCGCCTTGCACACATCAAG GAGAAGGTGGAGGCGAACAGGAAGGTGCTGCAGAGGCACACCTGCGCGCTGTTCGAcgtggccgccgcggcggaggcggcttCGAGGGGCACGGAGGGCGGCAACGCGCTATCGCAGCGCGCCGCGGAGGGGCAGTCCAGGCTCGTGGGATCAGACCTGGCCAACGGGCCGGGTGAGAGGGACGTGGTGTACGTGCAGGAGGAGAACTTGGCGGCCGGGACGCTCGTGCTCTCGAGCTCTGGCTGTGCCGCGCAGAGGACCGTCGTGCGGTTCGTGAAGCTGCCGTTGGTTGAGAGGATCCCTCCATACACCACGTGGATTTTCCTGGATAA AAACCAAAGAATGGCCGACGATCAGTCAGTTGTTGGTAGGAGAAGAATTTACTATGATCCAGTTGGAAATGAGGCTCTGATCTGCAGCGACAGCGACGATGAAATTCCTGAACCGGAGGAAGAGAAACATCTTTTCACAGAGGGAGAAGATCAATTGATATG GAAAGCTACTCAAGAACATGGGTTAATCCGAGAGGTTGTAAATGTTCTCTCCCAGTTTATTGATGCAACTCCATTAGAAATTGAG GAAAGATTTGAAGTTCTatttgagaaaaatgagaagCAATCTGGATGTTCTGATAAGATACAGAGCCAACTTTCTCTTGACAAGACTATGGATGTTGTTTTGGATTCTTTTGATAATCTCTTCTGCCGCAGATGTTTG GTTTTTGACTGCCGTCTGCATGGTTGCTCTCAGAATTTAGTATTCCCA AGTGAGAAGCAACCCTATGGCTTTGAACTTGATGAAAACAAGAGGCCATGTGGTGATCAGTGCTACCTTCGAGTATGTTTCCTCCCGAAATATACTACCATATCCActaacattttcttttttggtaATCCTCAA AGAAGAGAAGGATTTCAAGAGATGCACGATGATGATCATGATGGTTGTGCAACATATACTACGGAATCAAGAACTGCCTCACACAAAGTTGATGTCAATATATTGTCTGAATCAGAAGATTCAAACCGAGAGGAAGACAAGATTAAGTCCGCTATATTTGTTGGAACCAGCGGATCAAAAATAGTTTCTTCTGCGAGTGCTGAAAAAAGCAATACACCGCCTTCTGGGGATACCTCTGAAACCGAAAATGCATCCTCTGATTTACCCCTCAGCATTTTAGGCAAGCACAGGATTTCAAAGCATGGACCCAGGTATAGGGATCATTCTCCTGGTAAAAGGCAGAGGGTTTTCACTGCAGATATTTCTTTTGCAAGCAGTATACTGAATAAACATTCCATTCCGGAGATTGGTGACACAAGACTAGATTCTAGAGAATCTGGAGGCGATCAACTACCAAGTCTTGATGACTCCAATAAGAAAACTTCAAGCAAAGATATATGTGGAGAAAGCACTAGTACTACTCAAAATGTGGGAAGAGACAGTAATAAAGTACCTTCCACAAAGACTTTCTTAGAGCACACTCTTTCTTGTTGGAGTGTCTTAGAGCGAGATTTATACTTGAAGGGGATAGAGATATTTGGAAAGAATAG TTGTCTCATAGCTAGAAACCTACTATCTGGCCTGAAGACCTGCATGGAAGTGGCCAACTACATGTATAACAATGGTGCAATGATGGCAAAGAGACCTCTCTTGAGTAAATCCGTCTTGGGCGACTTTGCAGAGACTGAACAAGACTACATG GAGCAAGACATGGCTGCCAGAACAAGAATCTATCGTCGGAGGGGCCGAAATCGAAAGCTGAAATATACCTGGAAGTCTGCAGGGCATCCAACAGTTAGGAAAAGCCTTGGTGATGGGAAGCAATGGTACACACAATATACACCGTGTGGATGCCAGCAAATGTGTGGCAAAGATTGCTCCTGTGTGGAAAATGGAACTTGTTGTGAGAAGTACTGTGG GTGTTCAAAAAGctgcaaaaacaagtttagAGGCTGTCATTGTGCAAAAAGTCAATGCAGAAGCAGACAATGCCCATGTTTTGCTGCCAGTCGTGAATGTGATCCGGATGTTTGCAGGAACTGCTGGGTGAG CTGTGGCGATGGTTCACTAGGTGAGCCACCAGCAAGAGGCGATGGTTATCAGTGTGGAAACATGAAGCTCCTTTTGAAACAACAGCAAAGG ATTTTGTTAGGAAGATCTGATGTTGCAGGTTGGGGTGCATTCATTAAG AACCCTGTACACAAAAACGATTATCTTGGAGAATATACTGGCGAATTGATCTCTCACAAGGAAGCAGACAAGCGTGGCAAAATCTATGACCGGGCAAACTCGTCATTTCTGTTTGATTTGAATGACCAG TATGTATTGGATGCTTATCGCAAGGGGGACAAATTAAAGTTCGCAAATCACTCATCTAACCCCAACTGCTACGCAAAG GTGATGCTGGTGGCTGGCGACCATCGGGTTGGTATCTATGCAAAGGAGCATATTGAAGCTAGCGAGGAACTCTTTTATGATTATCGTTATGGACCTGACCAGGCTCCAGCCTGGGCTAGGAGACCAGAAGGATCAAAGAAGGACGAAACATCTGTCTCTCACCAtcgagcacacaaagttgcgcgATAG
- the LOC133916248 gene encoding histone-lysine N-methyltransferase EZ3 isoform X6, which translates to MRVYKMFQPNRRNQRMADDQSVVGRRRIYYDPVGNEALICSDSDDEIPEPEEEKHLFTEGEDQLIWKATQEHGLIREVVNVLSQFIDATPLEIEERFEVLFEKNEKQSGCSDKIQSQLSLDKTMDVVLDSFDNLFCRRCLVFDCRLHGCSQNLVFPSEKQPYGFELDENKRPCGDQCYLRVCFLPKYTTISTNIFFFGNPQRREGFQEMHDDDHDGCATYTTESRTASHKVDVNILSESEDSNREEDKIKSAIFVGTSGSKIVSSASAEKSNTPPSGDTSETENASSDLPLSILGKHRISKHGPRYRDHSPGKRQRVFTADISFASSILNKHSIPEIGDTRLDSRESGGDQLPSLDDSNKKTSSKDICGESTSTTQNVGRDSNKVPSTKTFLEHTLSCWSVLERDLYLKGIEIFGKNSCLIARNLLSGLKTCMEVANYMYNNGAMMAKRPLLSKSVLGDFAETEQDYMEQDMAARTRIYRRRGRNRKLKYTWKSAGHPTVRKSLGDGKQWYTQYTPCGCQQMCGKDCSCVENGTCCEKYCGCSKSCKNKFRGCHCAKSQCRSRQCPCFAASRECDPDVCRNCWVSCGDGSLGEPPARGDGYQCGNMKLLLKQQQRILLGRSDVAGWGAFIKNPVHKNDYLGEYTGELISHKEADKRGKIYDRANSSFLFDLNDQYVLDAYRKGDKLKFANHSSNPNCYAKVMLVAGDHRVGIYAKEHIEASEELFYDYRYGPDQAPAWARRPEGSKKDETSVSHHRAHKVAR; encoded by the exons ATGCGTGTTTATAAGATGTTTCAACCCAAC CGCAGAAACCAAAGAATGGCCGACGATCAGTCAGTTGTTGGTAGGAGAAGAATTTACTATGATCCAGTTGGAAATGAGGCTCTGATCTGCAGCGACAGCGACGATGAAATTCCTGAACCGGAGGAAGAGAAACATCTTTTCACAGAGGGAGAAGATCAATTGATATG GAAAGCTACTCAAGAACATGGGTTAATCCGAGAGGTTGTAAATGTTCTCTCCCAGTTTATTGATGCAACTCCATTAGAAATTGAG GAAAGATTTGAAGTTCTatttgagaaaaatgagaagCAATCTGGATGTTCTGATAAGATACAGAGCCAACTTTCTCTTGACAAGACTATGGATGTTGTTTTGGATTCTTTTGATAATCTCTTCTGCCGCAGATGTTTG GTTTTTGACTGCCGTCTGCATGGTTGCTCTCAGAATTTAGTATTCCCA AGTGAGAAGCAACCCTATGGCTTTGAACTTGATGAAAACAAGAGGCCATGTGGTGATCAGTGCTACCTTCGAGTATGTTTCCTCCCGAAATATACTACCATATCCActaacattttcttttttggtaATCCTCAA AGAAGAGAAGGATTTCAAGAGATGCACGATGATGATCATGATGGTTGTGCAACATATACTACGGAATCAAGAACTGCCTCACACAAAGTTGATGTCAATATATTGTCTGAATCAGAAGATTCAAACCGAGAGGAAGACAAGATTAAGTCCGCTATATTTGTTGGAACCAGCGGATCAAAAATAGTTTCTTCTGCGAGTGCTGAAAAAAGCAATACACCGCCTTCTGGGGATACCTCTGAAACCGAAAATGCATCCTCTGATTTACCCCTCAGCATTTTAGGCAAGCACAGGATTTCAAAGCATGGACCCAGGTATAGGGATCATTCTCCTGGTAAAAGGCAGAGGGTTTTCACTGCAGATATTTCTTTTGCAAGCAGTATACTGAATAAACATTCCATTCCGGAGATTGGTGACACAAGACTAGATTCTAGAGAATCTGGAGGCGATCAACTACCAAGTCTTGATGACTCCAATAAGAAAACTTCAAGCAAAGATATATGTGGAGAAAGCACTAGTACTACTCAAAATGTGGGAAGAGACAGTAATAAAGTACCTTCCACAAAGACTTTCTTAGAGCACACTCTTTCTTGTTGGAGTGTCTTAGAGCGAGATTTATACTTGAAGGGGATAGAGATATTTGGAAAGAATAG TTGTCTCATAGCTAGAAACCTACTATCTGGCCTGAAGACCTGCATGGAAGTGGCCAACTACATGTATAACAATGGTGCAATGATGGCAAAGAGACCTCTCTTGAGTAAATCCGTCTTGGGCGACTTTGCAGAGACTGAACAAGACTACATG GAGCAAGACATGGCTGCCAGAACAAGAATCTATCGTCGGAGGGGCCGAAATCGAAAGCTGAAATATACCTGGAAGTCTGCAGGGCATCCAACAGTTAGGAAAAGCCTTGGTGATGGGAAGCAATGGTACACACAATATACACCGTGTGGATGCCAGCAAATGTGTGGCAAAGATTGCTCCTGTGTGGAAAATGGAACTTGTTGTGAGAAGTACTGTGG GTGTTCAAAAAGctgcaaaaacaagtttagAGGCTGTCATTGTGCAAAAAGTCAATGCAGAAGCAGACAATGCCCATGTTTTGCTGCCAGTCGTGAATGTGATCCGGATGTTTGCAGGAACTGCTGGGTGAG CTGTGGCGATGGTTCACTAGGTGAGCCACCAGCAAGAGGCGATGGTTATCAGTGTGGAAACATGAAGCTCCTTTTGAAACAACAGCAAAGG ATTTTGTTAGGAAGATCTGATGTTGCAGGTTGGGGTGCATTCATTAAG AACCCTGTACACAAAAACGATTATCTTGGAGAATATACTGGCGAATTGATCTCTCACAAGGAAGCAGACAAGCGTGGCAAAATCTATGACCGGGCAAACTCGTCATTTCTGTTTGATTTGAATGACCAG TATGTATTGGATGCTTATCGCAAGGGGGACAAATTAAAGTTCGCAAATCACTCATCTAACCCCAACTGCTACGCAAAG GTGATGCTGGTGGCTGGCGACCATCGGGTTGGTATCTATGCAAAGGAGCATATTGAAGCTAGCGAGGAACTCTTTTATGATTATCGTTATGGACCTGACCAGGCTCCAGCCTGGGCTAGGAGACCAGAAGGATCAAAGAAGGACGAAACATCTGTCTCTCACCAtcgagcacacaaagttgcgcgATAG
- the LOC133916248 gene encoding histone-lysine N-methyltransferase EZ3 isoform X7 → MADDQSVVGRRRIYYDPVGNEALICSDSDDEIPEPEEEKHLFTEGEDQLIWKATQEHGLIREVVNVLSQFIDATPLEIEERFEVLFEKNEKQSGCSDKIQSQLSLDKTMDVVLDSFDNLFCRRCLVFDCRLHGCSQNLVFPSEKQPYGFELDENKRPCGDQCYLRVCFLPKYTTISTNIFFFGNPQRREGFQEMHDDDHDGCATYTTESRTASHKVDVNILSESEDSNREEDKIKSAIFVGTSGSKIVSSASAEKSNTPPSGDTSETENASSDLPLSILGKHRISKHGPRYRDHSPGKRQRVFTADISFASSILNKHSIPEIGDTRLDSRESGGDQLPSLDDSNKKTSSKDICGESTSTTQNVGRDSNKVPSTKTFLEHTLSCWSVLERDLYLKGIEIFGKNSCLIARNLLSGLKTCMEVANYMYNNGAMMAKRPLLSKSVLGDFAETEQDYMEQDMAARTRIYRRRGRNRKLKYTWKSAGHPTVRKSLGDGKQWYTQYTPCGCQQMCGKDCSCVENGTCCEKYCGCSKSCKNKFRGCHCAKSQCRSRQCPCFAASRECDPDVCRNCWVSCGDGSLGEPPARGDGYQCGNMKLLLKQQQRILLGRSDVAGWGAFIKNPVHKNDYLGEYTGELISHKEADKRGKIYDRANSSFLFDLNDQYVLDAYRKGDKLKFANHSSNPNCYAKVMLVAGDHRVGIYAKEHIEASEELFYDYRYGPDQAPAWARRPEGSKKDETSVSHHRAHKVAR, encoded by the exons ATGGCCGACGATCAGTCAGTTGTTGGTAGGAGAAGAATTTACTATGATCCAGTTGGAAATGAGGCTCTGATCTGCAGCGACAGCGACGATGAAATTCCTGAACCGGAGGAAGAGAAACATCTTTTCACAGAGGGAGAAGATCAATTGATATG GAAAGCTACTCAAGAACATGGGTTAATCCGAGAGGTTGTAAATGTTCTCTCCCAGTTTATTGATGCAACTCCATTAGAAATTGAG GAAAGATTTGAAGTTCTatttgagaaaaatgagaagCAATCTGGATGTTCTGATAAGATACAGAGCCAACTTTCTCTTGACAAGACTATGGATGTTGTTTTGGATTCTTTTGATAATCTCTTCTGCCGCAGATGTTTG GTTTTTGACTGCCGTCTGCATGGTTGCTCTCAGAATTTAGTATTCCCA AGTGAGAAGCAACCCTATGGCTTTGAACTTGATGAAAACAAGAGGCCATGTGGTGATCAGTGCTACCTTCGAGTATGTTTCCTCCCGAAATATACTACCATATCCActaacattttcttttttggtaATCCTCAA AGAAGAGAAGGATTTCAAGAGATGCACGATGATGATCATGATGGTTGTGCAACATATACTACGGAATCAAGAACTGCCTCACACAAAGTTGATGTCAATATATTGTCTGAATCAGAAGATTCAAACCGAGAGGAAGACAAGATTAAGTCCGCTATATTTGTTGGAACCAGCGGATCAAAAATAGTTTCTTCTGCGAGTGCTGAAAAAAGCAATACACCGCCTTCTGGGGATACCTCTGAAACCGAAAATGCATCCTCTGATTTACCCCTCAGCATTTTAGGCAAGCACAGGATTTCAAAGCATGGACCCAGGTATAGGGATCATTCTCCTGGTAAAAGGCAGAGGGTTTTCACTGCAGATATTTCTTTTGCAAGCAGTATACTGAATAAACATTCCATTCCGGAGATTGGTGACACAAGACTAGATTCTAGAGAATCTGGAGGCGATCAACTACCAAGTCTTGATGACTCCAATAAGAAAACTTCAAGCAAAGATATATGTGGAGAAAGCACTAGTACTACTCAAAATGTGGGAAGAGACAGTAATAAAGTACCTTCCACAAAGACTTTCTTAGAGCACACTCTTTCTTGTTGGAGTGTCTTAGAGCGAGATTTATACTTGAAGGGGATAGAGATATTTGGAAAGAATAG TTGTCTCATAGCTAGAAACCTACTATCTGGCCTGAAGACCTGCATGGAAGTGGCCAACTACATGTATAACAATGGTGCAATGATGGCAAAGAGACCTCTCTTGAGTAAATCCGTCTTGGGCGACTTTGCAGAGACTGAACAAGACTACATG GAGCAAGACATGGCTGCCAGAACAAGAATCTATCGTCGGAGGGGCCGAAATCGAAAGCTGAAATATACCTGGAAGTCTGCAGGGCATCCAACAGTTAGGAAAAGCCTTGGTGATGGGAAGCAATGGTACACACAATATACACCGTGTGGATGCCAGCAAATGTGTGGCAAAGATTGCTCCTGTGTGGAAAATGGAACTTGTTGTGAGAAGTACTGTGG GTGTTCAAAAAGctgcaaaaacaagtttagAGGCTGTCATTGTGCAAAAAGTCAATGCAGAAGCAGACAATGCCCATGTTTTGCTGCCAGTCGTGAATGTGATCCGGATGTTTGCAGGAACTGCTGGGTGAG CTGTGGCGATGGTTCACTAGGTGAGCCACCAGCAAGAGGCGATGGTTATCAGTGTGGAAACATGAAGCTCCTTTTGAAACAACAGCAAAGG ATTTTGTTAGGAAGATCTGATGTTGCAGGTTGGGGTGCATTCATTAAG AACCCTGTACACAAAAACGATTATCTTGGAGAATATACTGGCGAATTGATCTCTCACAAGGAAGCAGACAAGCGTGGCAAAATCTATGACCGGGCAAACTCGTCATTTCTGTTTGATTTGAATGACCAG TATGTATTGGATGCTTATCGCAAGGGGGACAAATTAAAGTTCGCAAATCACTCATCTAACCCCAACTGCTACGCAAAG GTGATGCTGGTGGCTGGCGACCATCGGGTTGGTATCTATGCAAAGGAGCATATTGAAGCTAGCGAGGAACTCTTTTATGATTATCGTTATGGACCTGACCAGGCTCCAGCCTGGGCTAGGAGACCAGAAGGATCAAAGAAGGACGAAACATCTGTCTCTCACCAtcgagcacacaaagttgcgcgATAG